One stretch of Plasmodium vivax chromosome 8, whole genome shotgun sequence DNA includes these proteins:
- a CDS encoding hypothetical protein, conserved (encoded by transcript PVX_094450A), translating into MGKRTRRGKRRITSLNELYELEYVKKEKKKKLKQLSSFTVKKNDESGVEENKERDKNGKQINPLILEEYKKLKELEEPTCEKGKETNGEERKNKSAHATFLQILKKKEQQERRTNGDTISHVRKKHPNGRPALADPSEGTTSHEEANRGNSPNKGEAKEGTTTPQIKESKIMAPKNVDDLYMSFLIRSVKSQRSQQIGRSSPKWESCQGMMNTTKGKSPTDGCSINRSEAHSEEFSEELSEEAPEGTQPHPNYCPTYKAKCIFKNYMNESYKLHENKMDYFFTFCQNVDEKFLQKFCAKKVSKVGKAATGERGRKGETIEEAYVTSNLFLETNIFSGSRGERGERHTGERTEERTEEHTNDCSDNRSDNHTATHADPEGELFCDVQIKPHFFSSYRERNHVPYYLLNVLETTPKCFLHKGNPYNVYEPIIQRAEKYLSAFEHPLAYFNRAVYRYLGEYYSDGPNPVNPVGAQQNGETYDSGRDNPLVQDHRFTPQLQMKDKEKTQNVVNLMQHDELKSYFHYVNSYVDVLYSNQHLLNSHFVRLLNCVHLLTHLKKRRKRKKYIKKKIEKLEKEQQVEKDNVQVKEELCDESFAKPKILILCGFRHIAKEYTDLIIHMLTPSEVKNKNRFVDEYDVTAEEKKGIREVFLKKRKPIDYINMYRGNNDDCFRLGIKLLDDEKKIQLYSPFYESDILICSPLGLDVIIKESHGEAEEKVGLESEDSSDRDGWGDEEKGTSDRGKKSNRTKENNSKKKKNEKKKKKLYEYDFLSSIEILIIDQADIILMQNILTLKNVLNFVNKPLLKWGSANINRIPKYVINGYVKNYRQTIITASILDTTFISLIQAAANYRGFVKLFMKGGDAEGERENGQLGNEKDGKRGGSGQLLNADDPSRPCKTILLSVRNHFHTNQYFRKIECPHILQIEESIIQFFATNVIDILTNIKQLLIFLPTYIEYLRIHEILKKNDISFKGVNEYTNEKKIGKIQKLFKLGRINILLVTGRLVFYERCTFRGANHVIFFSPPKFLFMYYEMIKNLAPSSNSSSICYYTKYHTYELERIVGQKLAMQLMREKPGKITLFK; encoded by the coding sequence atggggaagcgaACCCGGCGAGGGAAGAGGAGAATCACCTCGCTGAACGAGCTGTACGAACTGGagtatgtaaaaaaagaaaaaaaaaaaaaattgaaacaacTCAGCTCATTTACAGTTAAGAAGAATGACGAATCGGGTGTAGAGGAAAACAAAGAGAGAGACAAAAACGGCAAACAAATTAACCCCTTGATACTTGaggagtataaaaaattgaaggaaTTAGAAGAACCGActtgcgaaaaaggaaaagaaacaaatggagaggaaaggaaaaataaatcagcCCACGCAACCTTCTTGcaaatcttaaaaaaaaaggaacaacagGAGAGAAGAACAAATGGAGACACGATTAGTCACGTTAGGAAAAAACACCCAAATGGGCGACCCGCTTTAGCAGATCCGTCTGAAGGGACTACCTCCCATGAAGAGGCAAACCGGGGAAACTCTCCTAACAAGGGGGAAGCCAAAGAAGGCACCACAACCCCTCAGATTAAAGAATCCAAAATAATGGCGCCAAAAAATGTAGACGATTTGTACATGTCCTTTCTCATAAGAAGTGTAAAAAGTCAGAGGAGCCAACAGATCGGAAGGAgctcccccaaatgggagagTTGCCAAGGTATGATGAACACAACTAAGGGGAAAAGCCCAACGGATGGTTGCTCAATCAACAGGAGCGAAGCACACAGTGAAGAATTCAGTGAAGAACTCAGTGAAGAGGCTCCGGAAGGAACCCAACCACACCCCAATTACTGCCCTACCTACAAAGCcaaatgcatttttaaaaattacatgaaCGAGTCATACAAATTGcatgaaaacaaaatggactacttcttcactttttgcCAAAACGTGGACGagaaatttttgcaaaaattttgcgcaaaaaaggtgAGCAAAGTGGGGAAAGCTGCTACCGGCGAGCGAGGCAGGAAGGGCGAAACAATCGAGGAGGCCTATGTGACGTCCAACTTGTTTTTAGAGACGAACATTTTTAGCGGCTCACGGGGTGAGCGCGGTGAGCGGCATACCGGGGAGCGGACCGAGGAGCGAACTGAGGAGCATACCAACGATTGCAGCGACAACCGCAGTGACAACCACACCGCTACCCACGCCGACCCCGAGGGCGAACTCTTCTGCGACGTCCAAATCAAGCCGCATTTTTTCTCCAGCTACCGGGAGAGAAACCACGTGCCGTATTACCTGCTGAACGTTCTGGAGACCACCCCAAAGTGCTTTCTGCACAAAGGGAACCCCTACAACGTGTACGAGCCTATAATCCAGCGCGCGGAGAAGTACCTCTCCGCCTTTGAGCACCCCCTGGCGTACTTCAACAGGGCGGTTTACAGATACCTGGGGGAGTACTACAGCGATGGCCCCAATCCAGTCAATCCAGTGGGGGCTcagcaaaatggtgaaactTATGATAGTGGAAGAGACAACCCTCTTGTCCAAGACCACCGCTTTACCCCCCAACTCCAGATGAAGGACAAAGAGAAAACGCAAAACGTGGTGAACCTCATGCAGCACGACGAACTGAAGAGCTACTTCCACTACGTCAATTCGTACGTCGATGTGTTGTACTCAAACCAACACCTCCTTAACAGCCATTTTGTTAGACTCCTAAATTGCGTCCACCTCCTGACCCActtaaagaaaaggaggaagagaaaaaagtacataaaaaaaaaaatagaaaaattggaaaaggaaCAACAGGTAGAAAAGGACAACGTGCAGGTGAAAGAAGAACTCTGTGATGAAAGTTTCGCAAaaccaaaaattttaatcctCTGTGGATTCAGGCACATTGCAAAAGAGTACACCGATTTAATCATCCATATGTTGACTCCCTCTgaggtgaaaaataaaaacagatTTGTTGACGAATATGATGTAACTgctgaagagaaaaaaggcatCAGAGAGGTCTTcctaaaaaagagaaaacccATTGATTATATAAACATGTACAGAGGCAATAACGATGACTGTTTCAGGCTAGGAATTAAACTGCTCGACGATGAGAAGAAAATACAACTGTATAGCCCATTCTATGAGAGCGACATTTTAATATGCTCCCCGCTTGGGTTGGACGTCATCATTAAGGAGAGCCATGGAGAGGCCGAGGAGAAAGTCGGCCTAGAAAGTGAGGACTCTTCCGATCGAGACGGATGGGGGGACGAGGAAAAGGGTACATCAgacagaggaaaaaagagcaaccgaacaaaagaaaacaattcgaaaaaaaaaaaaaacgaaaaaaaaaaaaaaaaactttacgAATATGACTTCCTCTCTTCGATCGAAATTTTAATCATCGACCAGGCAGATATCATTTTAATGCAAAACATTTTGACGCTGAAAAATGTCCTAAACTTTGTGAACAAACCTTTgctcaaatggggaagtgccAACATAAACCGAATCCCCAAGTATGTTATAAACGGGTACGTGAAGAACTACAGACAAACGATAATTACCGCCAGCATTTTGGACACAACGTTCATTTCGCTAATTCAGGCGGCGGCCAATTACAGGGGCTTCGTGAAGCTGTTCATGAAGGGGGGAGACGCCgagggggagagggaaaatGGGCAGCTAGGTAACGAGAAAGATGGGAAACGGGGAGGCAGTGGACAGCTGCTCAATGCGGATGACCCGAGTCGCCCCTGCAAAACGATCTTGCTAAGCGTAAGAAACCACTTCCACACAAACCAGTATTTCAGAAAAATCGAGTGCCCGCACATTCTCCAAATAGAGGAAAGCATCATACAGTTTTTCGCCACAAACGTAATTGACATCCTCACAAATATTAAGCagctcctcatttttttacccaccTACATTGAATACCTTCGCATAcacgaaattttaaaaaaaaatgacatctCCTTTAAAGGGGTGAACGAAtatacaaatgaaaaaaaaattgggaaaattcAAAAGCTGTTTAAACTTGGAAGAATAAACATCCTACTGGTAACGGGCCGTTTGGTTTTTTACGAGAGGTGTACCTTCAGGGGGGCCAACcacgtcatttttttttccccccccaaatttCTTTTCATGTACTAtgaaatgattaaaaatttagCCCCCTCCTCAAATTCGTCCTCCATTTGTTACTATACAAAATATCATACTTACGAGTTGGAGCGGATCGTGGGGCAAAAACTGGCCATGCAGTTGATGCGGGAGAAGCCCGGAAAAATTACTCTCTTTAAGTGA
- a CDS encoding hypothetical protein (encoded by transcript PVX_094455A), translated as MHDCSGKKSTLSDYELQLAKAEMMMAKLEKLEIESYGELKKAKCRYALENHQGIVERDFFAELSKMGRGTKRRWSSLMAK; from the exons ATGCATgactgttcaggcaaaaaatcAACATTATCGGATTATGAGctccagctagccaaagcGGAAATG ATGATGGCCAAACTGGAAAAGCTGGAAATTGAGTCTTATGGCGAATTG AAAAAGGCTAAATGTAGATATGCACTGGAAAATCATCAAGGAATTGTAGAGCGCGACTTCTTTGCAGagctttccaaaatggggaggggcacCAAGAGAAGATGGTCTTCCCTCATGGCGAAATAA